Part of the Enterobacter pseudoroggenkampii genome, ATATAAGACAGTAATAACAGCACAGGCGGTATGACCTGGCAAATAACGAAACACTATCAGGTTATTCTAAAGCCGCCTTTTTCGCTGTTTTAACCGCCAGCGTCCAAAAAGGTGATTTGCCTTGAGGGCCATTATTCGTCAAGCACAACCGTCACTTTCTATGCCGCAAGAAATCGGCCCTTTTAGCGTCTCTTCCCCCGTTTGGTTGCTTCCTCGTTTCGTTAAAGTAATGGTGTGAAGAAGTATATGGGATCAAATCGTGGCAAAAACTCTTTTACGCAGCGGTAATCTGGATGACTTTCAGGCCGTTGGCGGCGGCGGACAAGCCGTTTTCGAATCAGCGCTACAAATCCGGGAAGCGCTCCGGTTGCGCAAACAACAGGCCATCGTCGACTGTCTGGCAATTCCTCAGGTCAACGACAGCGGTGACCGCGTGGACTGGTATTCCCCTGTCGAAGGGAGCGTAACCAGCTGGAAAGCGGCCGATGAAGATGACCGTTATCGCGCCCTGCGCTATCTGGAAAACACGCTCGCCAGCGTCGAGTCGTTGAGCAAGAAATGCCTGCAGTCGCCCAAAACCGCGCAGCAGCTTTTTGGTTCTCTGCTGTCGAAGGCGTTTCAGTTCCCGGGTGAAAACTTCCTCTTCCTGGTAGACGGGAAGCCGGTCATCAGCTTCTGGGGGTTTGTAAACCTGAACGAGAGTGCGCGCGACGATGTCCTCGACTGCCTGCGTGAATCGCTGGTCCCTGAGCCTGCTCCCGTTGTCATTGAAGATCCTGAACCGGAACCTGAGCCAGAACCGCTGGTGACCTTTGAACAGGCTGACGAGCCGCTGATCGCCCCTTCCATGGTGGTGCGCATTACTCCGGAAGATCTGTATGAGCCTGAACCGGCCCCGGTCGTGGCGCAAGCCGTTCAGGAAACGCCCCCGGCGATTGTCGCGAAAAAGCGCCGCGTCCCCCTGTGGACGCTGCCGGTTGCCGCCGTGATCGTCGCCGCCATTGCCGCTCCACTGCTGTGGCCAAAACAGTCGCCTTCCGCTGAGCCCGCTCCAGCGCCTGCACCAGAGCCCGTCGAGATTGCGCCAAAACCGATCAAAGCGGTTGAGCCACTGGCGATGAAATTACCGCTGCATCAGGCAGAGGTCGTGGCCAGCAAAGAAAAAGAAGCAGTTCCGGCGCCTGCACAAACAGCCGCTCCGGTGGTGATTGTCGCCATCCCGAAAGATGCCATGGTGATGGAAGCGAATCAGGTAAAAGCGGGATCGACGCGTTTCCTGAACGGCACCTGGCGTGCGGTTCTTGACGTGAAAGATCCGGTCACCGGCAAGCCGCCATCAATGCGCTATCAGATCCAGAACAACAAAGGTTTCGCCCGGGTTGTCCATGGCGATAACGTGGTCTGCCGTGCGGAGGTCTTTTCCGGGCTGCACAGCAATGGCGAGCTGATGATTAAAAGTCGCGGAACCGCCCGCTGCACCGACGGTTCCCGCTACCCAATGCCGGAGGTTGCCTGTAAAGCCGGCACCAGCGATATCGCGGATTGTCGCGCCCGTTATGATGCCAACACCGTCGTCCCACTGACGTTCAAGAAAGCAGGTGCCTGATCCTATGCTGGTTAATCTTTGCGACTATAAACAAAGCGTCACGCTTATTGCCAACAGCGGCGTGCAGTTCCTTGATTTCGGTCTGACGCCGCAGGACACC contains:
- a CDS encoding SrfA family protein — encoded protein: MAKTLLRSGNLDDFQAVGGGGQAVFESALQIREALRLRKQQAIVDCLAIPQVNDSGDRVDWYSPVEGSVTSWKAADEDDRYRALRYLENTLASVESLSKKCLQSPKTAQQLFGSLLSKAFQFPGENFLFLVDGKPVISFWGFVNLNESARDDVLDCLRESLVPEPAPVVIEDPEPEPEPEPLVTFEQADEPLIAPSMVVRITPEDLYEPEPAPVVAQAVQETPPAIVAKKRRVPLWTLPVAAVIVAAIAAPLLWPKQSPSAEPAPAPAPEPVEIAPKPIKAVEPLAMKLPLHQAEVVASKEKEAVPAPAQTAAPVVIVAIPKDAMVMEANQVKAGSTRFLNGTWRAVLDVKDPVTGKPPSMRYQIQNNKGFARVVHGDNVVCRAEVFSGLHSNGELMIKSRGTARCTDGSRYPMPEVACKAGTSDIADCRARYDANTVVPLTFKKAGA